The following proteins are encoded in a genomic region of Ostrea edulis chromosome 7, xbOstEdul1.1, whole genome shotgun sequence:
- the LOC125655103 gene encoding metalloproteinase inhibitor 3-like, with the protein MKLLAACCLLAIALFHYSDAGCSCPPQHPQQALCDDKTFVLKVKILNRKKLSSGPRSERRVYKVKVLKDYKNTFDPIHGNEKIYTSSSKEPCGVYFSRKVTYIISGYKSGGRFVTSFCFWNQKICTVTRFQKFALKTGLYKSNCQCKIKDCTDGYCNPPTREDCVIKSNRGCFLEKNACVQKSNYGSLHCDWKSNTCDSEPTVEVKKDVVYEPTKTEVLNHKTFKQTVHKLFDPPAKPDHGPEYNHAAPGPYTTHVHKIVDHVGENVGH; encoded by the exons ATGAAGTTGCTCGCTGCTTGTTGCTTGCTCGCCATTGCATTGTTTCACTATTCAGATGCCGGTTGTTCTTGTCCACCACAACATCCTCAGCAAGCGCTCTGTGATGACAAAACCTTTG TACTGAAGGTCAAAATACTAAACAGAAAGAAGTTGTCAAGTGGACCAAGATCAGAACGCCGCGTTTATAAAGTTAAAGTCTTAAAGGATTACAAG AACACATTCGACCCTATTCACGGAAATGAAAAGATCTACACGAGTAGCTCAAAGGAACCCTGTGGAGTATATTTCAGTAGGAAAGTAACATACATCATAAGTG GATATAAATCTGGCGGGAGGTTTGTGACAAGTTTCTGTTTCTGGAACCAGAAGATCTGTACCGTCACGCGCTTCCAGAAATTCGCTCTCAAGACTGGTCTATACAAATCCAACTGTCAGTGCAAG ATCAAGGACTGTACAGACGGATACTGCAATCCCCCAACGAGAGAAGACTGTGTCATCAAATCAAACAGAGGCTGCTTCCTAGAAAAGAACGCATGCGTCCAGAAATCAAACTATGGTTCCCTGCATTGTGACTGGAAATCAAATACTTGTGACTCGGAACCTACCGTTGAAGTCAAGAAGGATGTCGTTTATGAACCCACGAAAACCGAGGTTCTAAATCATAAGACCTTCAAGCAGACTGTACACAAATTGTTTGATCCGCCTGCGAAACCAGACCATGGGCCAGAGTACAACCACGCAGCACCAGGGCCGTACACAACACACGTCCATAAAATCGTCGATCATGTCGGGGAAAATGTTGGCCACTAA
- the LOC125654610 gene encoding uncharacterized protein LOC125654610, with translation MRTVAIVSAAFAAIFAYSEACTCWSQHPQTHFCNSDFVIRAAILNRKTVNMEIVYTVRILKEFKNGAGRGYSQKQDIYTNPSSASCGSYFELRKEYIISAFSLHFLCKKKKKKKKKKGNHIMLMTEQKTKTSFWNNILLLCHFVVFLGSINRGKWVTYLCEFNAVPSSLTQYQRAALDLGIYENSCSCKASYF, from the exons ATGAGAACCGTGGCGATTGTCTCGGCAGCGTTTGCTGCGATTTTTGCCTATTCCGAAGCATGTACCTGTTGGTCTCAACATCCCCAAACTCATTTCTGTAACTCCGATTTTG TTATCCGGGCAGCGATCCTTAATCGAAAAACAGTCAACATGGAAATTGTATATACAGTGAGGATACTGAAAGAGTTCAAG AATGGCGCTGGGAGgggatattctcaaaaacaagaCATCTACACCAATCCTTCATCTGCTAGCTGTGGCTCATATTTCGAATTAAGGAAAGAATACATCATATCAg CATTTTCCTTGCACTtcctttgtaaaaaaaaaaaaaaaaaaaaaaaaaaaaagggaaatCATATCATGTTAATGACGGAGCAGAAAACAAAGACGTCCTTTTGGAATAATATTTTATTGCTATgtcattttgttgtttttctagGTTCCATTAATCGCGGGAAATGGGTAACATATCTATGCGAATTTAATGCTGTGCCATCTTCTCTCACCCAATACCAAAGAGCTGCTCTGGATCTTGGTATCTATGAGAACAGCTGCAGCTGCAAGGCAAGTTATTTTTAA